A region of Candidatus Binataceae bacterium DNA encodes the following proteins:
- a CDS encoding CaiB/BaiF CoA-transferase family protein encodes MGVLSGYRVIELAGIGPGPMCAMLLSDMGADVIRIDRLADAGLGIGMDTKYSLLNRGRRSIALDLKKPEAIEAVLKMVERADALIEGFRPGVTERLGLGPDHCLKRNPKIIYGRMTGWGQEGPMAHAAGHDINYIALSGALHSIGRRGDVPVPPLNLVGDFGGGALYLALGIVAGMLEAQKSGKGQVVDAAMVDGAASLMTATYGMRASGFWNEKRGDNILDTGAHYYEVYETKDGKYVSIGSIEAKFYEELLRLSGLKGVELPRQNDRNAWPAMKDKLKEVFRSKTRDEWCEIMEGSDVCFAPVLSMDEAPHHPHNKHRSTFVDRDGVLQPGPAPRFSRTPSAIQCPPAKPGEHTEAALRDWGFSDSDLANLKSRGAITK; translated from the coding sequence ATGGGAGTTCTTTCAGGTTATCGCGTCATCGAGCTCGCAGGCATCGGACCCGGACCGATGTGCGCGATGCTGCTGTCCGACATGGGCGCCGACGTTATTCGCATCGATCGCCTGGCCGACGCCGGCCTCGGCATCGGCATGGACACCAAGTACAGCCTGCTCAATCGCGGACGCCGATCGATCGCGCTCGATCTCAAGAAGCCCGAGGCGATCGAGGCCGTGCTCAAGATGGTCGAGCGCGCCGACGCGCTCATCGAAGGCTTTCGTCCCGGCGTCACCGAGCGCCTCGGCCTCGGCCCCGACCATTGTCTCAAGCGCAATCCTAAGATCATCTATGGCCGCATGACGGGATGGGGCCAGGAAGGTCCGATGGCGCATGCCGCCGGCCACGATATCAATTACATCGCGCTCTCCGGCGCGCTTCATTCGATCGGCCGCCGCGGCGATGTGCCCGTGCCGCCGCTCAACCTCGTTGGCGATTTCGGCGGCGGCGCGCTCTACCTCGCGCTCGGAATCGTCGCCGGGATGCTCGAAGCGCAGAAGTCGGGAAAGGGCCAGGTCGTTGACGCGGCGATGGTCGATGGCGCGGCGTCGCTGATGACGGCGACCTACGGGATGCGCGCCTCAGGCTTCTGGAACGAGAAGCGCGGCGACAACATCCTCGATACCGGGGCGCACTACTACGAAGTCTACGAGACCAAGGACGGCAAGTACGTCTCGATCGGATCGATCGAAGCAAAGTTCTACGAGGAGCTGTTGCGCCTGTCGGGCCTGAAGGGCGTCGAGCTGCCGCGCCAGAACGATCGCAACGCGTGGCCCGCGATGAAGGACAAGCTGAAGGAAGTCTTCCGCTCCAAAACGCGCGACGAATGGTGCGAGATCATGGAGGGCAGCGACGTCTGCTTCGCGCCCGTGCTGAGTATGGACGAGGCCCCGCACCATCCGCACAACAAGCATCGCAGCACCTTCGTCGATCGCGACGGCGTGTTGCAGCCGGGCCCCGCGCCGCGCTTCAGCCGCACTCCGAGCGCAATCCAGTGCCCGCCAGCGAAACCGGGTGAGCATACCGAGGCAGCGCTCCGCGACTGGGGCTTCAGCGACTCCGATCTCGCGAACCTCAAGAGCCGCGGCGCAATCACCAAGTAG